A section of the Limosilactobacillus reuteri genome encodes:
- a CDS encoding Dps family protein: MTTYNYDFPKSKAQLNQLIADISQLKVNVQQTHWYMRGENFFRLHPLMDEYGDQLSEQLDQIAERLIALNGSPLATTHEFIENTGLPDDKVAFDQLTMTEFMQRLVDQFKYLRDQYQKGIEVTDEEKDFPTQDMLNGFKDETDKNIWMISAYLDKAPFAD; encoded by the coding sequence ATGACAACTTACAATTATGACTTTCCAAAATCAAAAGCACAACTCAATCAACTGATTGCCGATATCAGCCAATTAAAGGTCAACGTTCAACAAACACACTGGTATATGCGCGGTGAAAACTTCTTCCGTCTCCATCCGCTGATGGACGAATATGGCGATCAACTAAGCGAACAGCTCGATCAAATTGCAGAACGCTTGATTGCTTTAAACGGCAGCCCACTGGCAACAACTCACGAATTCATTGAAAATACTGGCCTACCAGATGACAAAGTCGCTTTTGATCAATTAACGATGACTGAATTCATGCAACGGCTAGTTGATCAATTCAAGTACCTACGTGACCAATACCAAAAAGGAATCGAAGTTACTGACGAAGAAAAAGACTTCCCAACTCAAGATATGCTTAATGGCTTCAAGGATGAAACCGATAAAAATATTTGGATGATCAGTGCTTATCTAGACAAAGCACCATTCGCTGACTAA
- a CDS encoding ISLre2-like element ISLre2 family transposase, protein MDILTEIEQNLVKSGSLFEAEQIILKGVLELGQVIMQNFLESLDRSLKSQAPANYQVINKQPRTLNFIFGPVTFQRRYYQAGTKKREFYLDQQLKIKPRRRLSPHYLMMMAKIAQTTTMRNTADILNLVFDSGITADSVMHAVHELGNQVAKQTQAKEHQTTPRHMPKNLTIEGDAFMIKGKKEAGQLTLVHHYRVYERVANQIINRHDFLSVGHQGRLEARLSDYLDRHYKLAGQTIFLASDAGPGYEPAKLLSLVPQGAHGEYFLDRYHCLQKIEHTLGHHNELAMRAIKAVRHHDQAELTIILDTYESQNLTEKQADDLMRLRKYLQRNWRYILSPQMRGFKDIHLIGSVESSHRAFTYRMKKQGKSWTEQGAKAMIGLIEARMNGELQASLNTILEQLTVLPRVAQTSLLQEIHIRTGEFLRKAPTKPSIGAVQGIIPINTATSRPMGQLFKALTH, encoded by the coding sequence ATGGATATTTTAACAGAAATCGAGCAGAATTTGGTGAAATCAGGCAGTTTATTTGAAGCTGAACAGATTATTTTAAAAGGGGTATTGGAGTTAGGACAAGTAATCATGCAAAACTTTTTGGAAAGCTTAGATCGAAGCTTAAAGTCCCAAGCTCCAGCGAACTATCAAGTAATCAATAAACAGCCACGGACGCTTAACTTTATCTTTGGCCCGGTGACTTTTCAACGACGGTATTATCAGGCTGGGACAAAGAAACGTGAATTTTACTTAGACCAACAATTAAAAATTAAACCACGTCGTCGTTTATCGCCGCACTACTTAATGATGATGGCTAAGATTGCCCAAACAACTACAATGCGTAATACTGCCGACATTTTGAACCTTGTATTTGACAGCGGAATTACTGCCGATTCGGTAATGCACGCCGTGCATGAGTTAGGAAATCAGGTAGCTAAACAAACTCAAGCAAAAGAACACCAAACTACTCCTCGCCATATGCCTAAAAATTTAACTATTGAGGGTGATGCCTTTATGATTAAAGGCAAAAAAGAAGCAGGTCAGCTGACTCTTGTGCACCATTATCGGGTTTATGAGCGAGTAGCTAATCAAATCATTAATCGGCATGACTTTCTCAGTGTTGGGCACCAAGGACGGCTTGAAGCACGACTAAGTGATTATTTAGACCGCCATTATAAGCTTGCCGGTCAAACGATCTTTTTGGCCAGTGACGCTGGCCCAGGTTACGAACCAGCTAAGCTATTAAGTCTAGTTCCTCAAGGTGCACATGGTGAATACTTTCTCGACCGCTATCATTGCTTACAGAAAATTGAACATACTTTAGGTCATCACAACGAATTAGCTATGCGAGCAATTAAAGCGGTTCGCCATCATGATCAAGCAGAGCTAACGATAATTTTAGATACTTATGAATCACAAAACTTAACAGAAAAACAAGCAGACGACCTAATGCGTTTAAGAAAATATCTACAGCGAAATTGGCGGTACATCCTCTCGCCACAAATGCGTGGATTTAAGGATATTCATTTAATCGGTTCAGTCGAAAGTTCTCACCGGGCTTTTACTTACCGGATGAAGAAACAGGGCAAGTCGTGGACTGAGCAGGGGGCTAAGGCCATGATTGGTTTAATTGAAGCCCGAATGAATGGTGAACTGCAAGCTAGTTTAAATACGATCCTAGAACAATTAACAGTTCTTCCTCGAGTGGCTCAAACCAGCCTATTACAGGAAATACATATTCGAACTGGAGAGTTTCTAAGAAAAGCACCGACAAAGCCGTCAATTGGAGCAGTACAAGGAATAATTCCGATTAACACGGCCACAAGTAGACCAATGGGACAACTTTTTAAGGCACTAACCCACTAA
- a CDS encoding helix-turn-helix domain-containing protein, whose amino-acid sequence MVKYKSELKAQIVHEYLSTSQSAYDLSKKYQINRQEIAKWVQRYRLNGINGLKRRQKRTFTTDFKLNVIDYYQTHEDSMAEVAARFDILAAQVSAWRTQFKRDGITALKPHPKGRPSKVKRTKKQIRQLANKSEVEQLKEELAKKNQELYDTKLERDLLKKSLSLFGPSKPGRKPK is encoded by the coding sequence ATGGTCAAATATAAATCAGAATTGAAGGCACAGATTGTCCATGAATACCTGTCAACTTCACAAAGTGCTTATGATTTAAGCAAAAAGTATCAGATTAATAGACAAGAAATAGCTAAGTGGGTTCAGCGATACCGTTTGAATGGGATTAATGGCCTTAAACGTCGTCAGAAGCGAACCTTTACCACCGACTTCAAGTTAAATGTGATAGACTACTATCAAACTCATGAGGATTCAATGGCCGAAGTAGCGGCTCGTTTTGATATCTTAGCGGCACAGGTCTCTGCTTGGCGCACACAATTTAAACGAGACGGGATTACAGCTTTGAAGCCTCACCCGAAAGGTAGGCCGTCAAAAGTGAAACGTACTAAAAAACAAATCCGCCAGCTCGCCAATAAGAGTGAAGTGGAACAATTAAAGGAAGAATTAGCGAAGAAGAACCAAGAACTCTATGACACCAAGTTGGAGCGTGATCTCTTAAAAAAATCGTTGTCCCTGTTTGGACCCTCAAAGCCCGGAAGAAAACCCAAATAG
- a CDS encoding IS3 family transposase produces the protein MDQIRDDQASLPKKQRYKIGDLLKAIELPKATYHDERKRIANHHDKYTEVKQVILQIAQQFQIRGRWTAGYRRIQAALDKLNLHLSGDTIRKLMRELDVQVGLYNCHRNGKYSSYHGTVGKVSDNKLKQEFNEKQPYRVIHTDVTQVRLANHQWAYISVMIDEASQEILAFQISTSPNKDLIMRTIKELVNNLPDDAQPIIHSDQGWHYQLAYYTQKLADLQFIQSMSRKGNCLDNAPVESFFHLFKTELLAGFPPCKDIIELTKLSYDYVQYFNHVRTTLKTKGMTPIEYRNHALAA, from the coding sequence GTGGATCAGATCAGGGACGATCAAGCATCACTACCCAAGAAGCAGCGTTATAAGATTGGTGACCTTCTTAAAGCCATTGAACTTCCTAAGGCTACTTATCACGATGAGCGGAAACGAATAGCTAACCACCATGATAAATATACTGAAGTTAAGCAAGTGATTCTTCAAATTGCTCAACAGTTTCAGATTCGTGGGCGTTGGACTGCAGGCTATCGCCGCATTCAAGCCGCTTTAGATAAACTTAACTTACACTTGTCGGGTGACACGATTCGGAAGTTAATGCGTGAATTGGACGTCCAGGTAGGCCTATATAACTGCCATCGGAATGGTAAATATTCATCTTATCATGGCACCGTTGGTAAGGTTTCAGATAATAAATTAAAGCAAGAATTCAATGAAAAACAACCTTATCGGGTTATTCATACTGACGTAACGCAGGTTCGCTTAGCTAACCATCAATGGGCTTACATCTCAGTGATGATTGACGAAGCGAGTCAAGAGATCCTGGCTTTCCAGATTAGTACTAGTCCCAATAAAGACTTAATTATGCGAACTATAAAAGAATTAGTTAACAATTTACCTGATGATGCGCAACCAATTATCCATTCAGATCAAGGTTGGCATTACCAGTTAGCTTACTATACCCAAAAACTAGCGGATCTTCAGTTTATTCAAAGCATGTCCCGCAAAGGGAATTGCTTAGATAACGCTCCCGTAGAAAGTTTCTTTCACTTATTTAAGACTGAATTACTAGCTGGCTTTCCACCATGCAAGGACATTATTGAGTTAACTAAACTTTCATACGATTATGTTCAATACTTTAATCATGTTAGGACAACCTTAAAAACGAAAGGCATGACCCCGATTGAATACCGAAATCATGCCTTAGCAGCTTAA